Part of the Carassius auratus strain Wakin unplaced genomic scaffold, ASM336829v1 scaf_tig00214327, whole genome shotgun sequence genome is shown below.
TACGTAGGCCACAAAGAGTTATGATCATTTGAGTCACAGGGCTCCAGACAAATACAACTAAAATGAAACATCTAGGAGCAAAATGGCTTTTTTAAATTGACAAATTACAGAATTGCTTAGTACAGATGATTTTATAGCGTCTTTAGTTCTTGACAGTCAGTGGATGAAaggaaaattcattttaaatttcataaGAACTGGTTCATTTGCTCATGGACATCATGTCTTGCTATGGATTATTGAAGAAATTTGGatacatttttctatattttaaattattgtcaaaataaatgaatcaatatatatatatatatatatatatatatatatatatatatatatatatatatatatatatatatatatatatatatatatatatatatatgtaatacattaaaatgtttgcTTATTTCTCAGTCACATTTGCAAACATTTTAAtcacagtctggagccctggAATCATGAGAATCATTCGGTCAGTTCCACCAACTGAGAAGGGGGCAGCGCATTAGGACCTTGAAAAGATCAGCGGGGCCGCGAATAGCCAGGCCTGAGGAAGACTGGGagcactcatcatcatcatcatcatcatcatcatcatcatcatcatcatcatcgctgcCCTACACAGCAGGGGCATCACAGGACACTAAGAACACGTGCACTAGAAAACCTGTACATCACATGTACACTACCCTGCAAAAGTTAAGGCAGTACGATTTTCTTGAAAGAAGAAAATGAATGCTGTTATTccgcaagaatgcattaaactgaaaatgacagtaaagtcatttgtgattttacaaataattttgctGTTTTCAAAAGTCTCAAACTTCTGAAAGCTATTGCAAATGCATTAAAAGATCTCCTCTGCTTTGCACATACTGACACTGGAAGAAACATTACTGTAGGTCAAAGAggaaatattaatataaagatGTGAGACCGTACAAGGAATGTGTTGCCGCAGTGGCCGCAGACCACACGCATGCCCTCGGGCTGGACGGGCAGAGCTGGCTGGGCGGGCTGCTCCTCTGGGATCACCATCACAGGACTCAGGTTGATGATCCGTCTGCTGGAGACCCATCAAAACAATCTCAGTTTTTCACTGTCTGCATGTGTTTGTTAACCCTATGAAGTCTGTATCTTATTTGAGAACCCTAACCCTTATCCTTAAATGATTATCAATATGATCAAAACTTTGCAGAAAAAAACAGTTGTACACAGTGCCTTCCGTCATCTGATTAAAAGTTTTAAGGCTTTTTAGTATAAACTGAATGTTTTTTCTTCCTCAAGCATGAGAATCTTTGCTAaaatattcatttctttaaagacAAACCTTACTGACACCATTTACACTGTATCATACTCTATGAGCCAAAAAAGCCTGATGTATTAAATTTGATACATGCAGACTTTAAAGGTTCAATCAGCTTTTTCACTTCAAATATTTAATTCCTCtgactattattttatatgtcaCGCTTTAcgaagtgtttttttgttgttttttacagtgaTTTGTCACAATTCTCACAGCTGTTCTTTCACTAATAATAATTCTACAGTATAAATCGCTCAGACTGCTTTGTAAAAGCATATTAAACGTTTCAACATAGTACTAAGTGCAAACTCAAAGCAGCACTACTTGTTTGAGCGTTTATGGTAATGCACATCCGCAGTAATATACTGTTGCAGATCCCATAACACATACTAGCTATCTGAAGTGTGTCTTTAACACTTACCAGTTGGGCCGAGGGCATCCTATCCTCCTAGACGTGTCTTTACAGATTAGCAGGCAGTTGCAAGGACATCTAACATACTTCTTCCCTGTTGGTGGATTTTTTATAGGCTGATAAAAACAGATACATCATGTTTCAGACAGGACCACGCAAATATGCAAGATAACAGAAATCTATTGCCAGacataatataatgcattaatataataaatctcCCTTACGATTTTGAATTTGCACAAATGCTCTTGGTTAAGAATTCTTCTGTAAGAAACCAAAAACTGCTTTTTTGTGAATCGGGTGACTCTGCAGGTCAGATTAAGCATCCGTTGTTCGTGTGAAGTGTTTCTCATGCAGACAATTGAATTAGACTGTAATTCATCCCTAGAGCACACAGCACTCACAGGTATGTATGCACATGGATCCTTCATCCCAAACACAATTACTTCCAGGGTCTATGAGGCTGTGAGCTCTGTATTATGGACTAAATGTAACCATTATTCACTAATAAACTTCACCTCCAATAAAGCTTGTGTCTAGCCCGCATTCTTGTCCAGATTGAAAACTTGTGTAATCAACAGCTGTCGTAATCTTTAAATCTGGATATGAAAGCAGCAAGGACATTAGCAGAGGGGAAATGCCACAAACAAGTCAAGATGAGACTTATTAAAGCAGAGTTTAGTTGTTTATGGTTGTCAACCTATGCCATAACCTGCTGGATATATTAACTGCTATGCAATGTGTGCAAAAATCAGCTATACTTTACAGCTATGAACATGACTCAATCAATAGGAATTTAAAGCTGTAACAATCTGTTTTAGAGTCTGTCTTCAAACTTTGTTTCTAAATTAGGTGTATTATAATGTGAAACCTAATTCGCTAACATTCAtttttttagggcccgagcaccgatggtgtgaggaccctcttggaattgctccgtttattattattattattattagggcccgagcaccgatggtgtgaggaccctcttggaattgctccgtttattagggcccgagcaccgatggtgtgaggaccctcttggaattgctccgtttattattattattagggcccgagcaccgatggtgtgaggaccctcttgtttctgtgttgtttattattattattattattattattatttttctgaaactttctcgaaaagtcatgaaacttggcacacacgtcagagctggaaaaatattaggtatgcaatggtttgctaaggtgggtgtggcaaaatggctcgacagcgccacctataaattttcaacgaagtgcatcttgagctacgttCCACGTacttgtatgaaaatcggtacacacatgtaacacaccaatatctacaaaaaagtctcttggtacgaaatccaaattccaacaggaagtcagttattattttttttctcatccaaaattttgtcatttttgccatttccggaggttgtactttaacgaactcctcctagagatttattcagatcaacaccaaagtttgtcagtgtaatctaaaggcctttgcgatgttaaattgcgaagatctagagttttcgtttgagggcgtgtctgtggcggcttggcgaatttcgatgtttcgccatgaaaaatgaagttgctataacttagacataaaatgtccaatctgcaccaaacttcacatgtttgataagactcctgacctgaacagatcaacattcccaaatttagttatagtcatagcgccacctgctggcaacaggaagtgaatgccttacgctgcaatgaactactcctagaaatctaataaaatctaaattgtgttatggtcagtttaatctaaaggcctttgcgatagtgaattgtgattatcttgagttttcgataaagggtgtgtccttggcgacgtgacaaagtttgatgtctcgccatgagaataaaatttgtaactcaggcataaaatgtctgatcttccccaaacttcacatgtttgaaaagagtcctggcctgaacacaactgaaggccaatattccattgggtgtggcaaaatggctccatagcgccacctatacattttcaacggagtgcacctcgagctatgtttcacgtgcatttacaaaaatcagtgcacacatgtaacacaccaatacctacaaaaaagtctcttggtacgaaatccgaatcccaacaggaagtcggttatttagaattttctctgcaaaattggctgttttttttgccattttcaggggttgtactttaacgaactcctcctagaaatttattccgatcaacaccaaacttggtcagttaaatctaaagacctttgcaatgttaaattgcgaagatcttgaggtttcgataaagggcgtgtccatggcggcctgacaaattacgatgtttcaccatgaaaaaggaagttgctgtaactcagacatagggccctatcttgcacccagcgcaattgactttgtacaccgacgcatgtgtcattcctattttgcacccgcgcaaagcgcgcttttccctccacagaagcacgttgctaaactagtgaatgaacttgcgctccctgggcggttcagcgcaaaaaaggaggcgtgttccggagcaaacaatccctggtgctattttgctgttccattaaacaattgcaccactgaccagaaaaaacctagtctaaagtcagtggcgcgttgcgcgttgttcattatgctattttaagggcgcatgcttgaccataatgtaaagcgtgcacaacgcgcatacactttgctcatgtaatctacacagatgcaacagttatttttgcaaatcataaactgttacactaaaaaatattaacacat
Proteins encoded:
- the LOC113091867 gene encoding patatin-like phospholipase domain-containing protein LELG_00944 isoform X2, with the protein product MVIPEEQPAQPALPVQPEGMRVVCGHCGNTFLGSDDDDDDDDDDDDDDDECSQSSSGLAIRGPADLFKVLMRCPLLSWWN